The Nicotiana tabacum cultivar K326 chromosome 5, ASM71507v2, whole genome shotgun sequence sequence AGCCTTGAAAGCGGCTGGCGGTCGTCATGGTAGCTTGTCGACCAAGGCCTCTTTCTGTCATTTTTGTCTAACTTTTGTGAGTCTTTGATCCTTTAAGTGTTTTTAAGTGTTGGTCCAACTAAGCAAATTTATGTGGCGTTAGATATGCAGGGTGTTATTTCCTGAAAGTGTTAGATTGAGCTGAAAAACCAGCGGTGGCTGCCACATATTAAAATTAGAGCTCCATGTGTTAAGCTATATAGAGAACCTGGGATGGACAGATTAGCTATTGAAATGACAAAAGTACCCTCATTTAATAAGTAAAATTTCGGGAAGCACACATGTTGACCTTGAGGTGTCTGATATTCCCTCGTattaataagtaaaaaaaaaatacgtAGTAATCTTGCTATCAAAAGCTCAAAATGCAGAGAATCAAGTTTGGATATATAGCATGAGCCTAAGTTTTTCATGAGATGAAAAAAGAGTAGTATTAGTCAATTATCAATGTCTAATACGGTTACCAGCGGATTACTAATTTTTCTTGCACATGCCTTTTCATTTCCTCAagaaatattttcatgttttcaATTGATGCATCACATGGACTAGTTGGATAAAGTCATAAAATACTAGCATTAACCCACAAGTATGATTATTATAAAAAGATAAAAGAGGTTAAGCTTTGGGATAAGCAAAAAAAGTGAATTTTAAGTTTGGGGAAAAAAGGTGTGAATACATCTTTTAAGCAAAATAGATGAGATGAGAGAGCAAACCATTGGGATATAGTGCTGACTTTGGTATGCTGGAAGCATACGCAAAGTCAAGATTGGAACTTTATGAATTCTAAATTCTAGGATAATGGTATTAGGTGTTGGTAGCTGAgttctaatttaaatttttctACGATTTTTTCGTACAAATTATGAGAATATACAGGAGAAAAGTCTATTATTAATTGATATTCTATGTTACAATGagttatatttatatgtatacataatacataACCTACTCCTATTATTACATAAGGGACTAaatatatattcacataactattctaacactccccctcaaacTGGTGCATATATATCATATGTACCGAGTTTGTTACATATGTAgctaatacgaggaccagtgagggacttggtaaaaatatctgcaagctgatcattcgacttcacaaactttgtagcaatatcttccgagagtatcttttctgacagtcaatctcaatgtATTTTGTTCTCTCATAAAACactggatttgacgcaatatgaagagcagcttgattatcacaAACAGGTCACATCCGActaatctcaccaaatttcaactccttgagcaactgtttgATCCAAATTAGCTCGCATGtcgccatagccattgctcgatattctgcttctgcactagactgagcaaccacattctgtttcttgctcttccaagacaccaaatttccacctactaagacacaatatccaaacgtagaacgtctatcagaaggtgatcatGCCCcatcagcatctgagtatccaacgatctgctcatggcctcgatcttcaaacaataaacctttgcctggagctgattttatataccgaagaatgtggacaactgcatcccaatgactatcacagggagaattcataaactgactcGCAACACTCACAAgaaaggaaatgtcaggtctagtcactgtgaggtaattgaATTTACCAACCACCTgcctatatcttgcaggatcgctaagaggCTCCCGCTGTCccggcagaagtttagaattcggatccatcggagtgtcaacagaTCTACAACCTGTCATTCTTGTCTCCTCAAGAATATCTAAGGCATACTCCCgttgtgagatcacaatacctgtgttagactgagcgacctcaataccagAAAATACTTTAacctgcccagatccttagtctgaaagtgttgaaagagatgttgcttcaacttaCTAATATCATCTTGATCATTGCCGGTAATaacaatatcgtcaacataaacgACCAGATAAATATAGAGATTTGAAGCAGAATGTCGATAAAACACAAAGTGATCAGCTTCagtacgagtcatgccaaactcccgAATAACTATGCTTAACTTACCAAACTAGGCTCGAGGAGACTACTTTAGACCATAGAGGGACCGACGCAACTGACATACAAGGCAGTTTTTTTTTGGAATTACTGTTCATGccgaaaaaatataaaagtgatcGGAATTTGATTTGAACTAGATAAGTAAGCTCGGAATTGTGAGGAGTGCAGCTGTCCTGAAGAAGCTCGGCCAAAAAAATGGCCGGAAGATGCCTCACGCGCCAACGCGTGATGTCGAAGTCTcgccggaaaatatttttccgacTGCGCGTGAGGGCACGTGAGTGGAGATCTACCAGAGAAACTTTTACGGGTTGGTCGTCGGAAGCTGATCTAcctcgtggtggtgttggtttttgcaCAAGACAAATGAATATGGACTTTTTCCTACGGACAGTGCTGTTTTGCCGGAAAAAaaggcttttttttttcttcccggagttgctggaatttatgcacagcgaaATATATCtcacaattgctctgataccatgtgaaaaTGCACGGGAGAAATCTATTATTAATTGATATTCTATGTTACAATGAGCCCtatttatatgtatacataacACATAATCTACTCATATTACATAAGGGACTAAGACTAATTACATATATTCACATAACTATTCTAACACAAATACAAAATTTGGATAAAGTTACTAGGTTCAGCCGAACTCGTATATCTCCTTCTAGCTCTGCCCCTGGTTGGAGGTATCAAATTCATCACTATTAATGTACAATCGTCATAGAAAGAAGTACTAGCGTCATTTTGATTGCTGGAGTCGGTCAAAGTTCAGGAAGGCACTGGCTGCTGCAGTTCCAGCTTGCTTGTCACCCTGACTTTGAATTTCTGATTTATGTTAAATGGAGACAAACATGGTGTTTGAGCAAAAGAGACATGTCCCTAATGGAAATATTTCGTCTCTTGACCTATAAAAGGTAAATCTTGAAGTTCAAAATTAATGCAGATATTATAGCTCAGCTCATAAGTACCTCAAGTCTTCAGatacaaacacaattcaaatttcaaacaaGAAAATCTCCATTTTTCTAGTTGAGTTTGACTACTTTTGCTACTGCACTGTTCTTGTCACAATGTTCTTCCAGAAAAAAGTATTCACCGCCTCTTATTTTTGCTTCCAATCAACAAAGCAAAATAGAAGAGAATCCTGTAGAAAATTCCCAAAGCAATGGTGATCCACAAACTAGTCCATTTGTCTAAACCATTCACCGCGGCTAGCTTCAATATATCTGTTCCTGTTGTCAAACAAGTTGAGTTTGTTATGTTCATCCCCAAGATCTTGCTCATGTCTTGAAGCAACTCTATCTTCAACGGCTCAGAAACATCCTTCAACGGCGAGGCATCAAAAATCTTGATACCCTTTACAAGACACTTGTATGGATCATCAAATTCATTCTGTAAAACACCTTGATAAGGGTATTTTGGTGGAGATAAATAGTGACACCATATCCAATAAAGGGGGATCCGATCTCGGTCAATGAACAAGCCACTTAACAACATAAACCAACCCAAAATTAAGGTGACTACTGTGTAAGCAACCATTTCAGAGTAAATAACTCCAGAGAGGAATGTGATAAAGGAAGTAGCAGCCCAAAATGTGGAAAACATGAAGAGGTAGAAAAAAACAAACCCCGAAAAGCCACCTGCTAGACCGACTAACCAATAAGTTGTTACAGCATGAGCAAGGGAGAGGACAAACAGTAAAGGAAGTGAGATGATGGTATGGGAGAGAACATAGGAGGAACAGCGATAAGCATTATACGCTGTCTCTCTCATGAAAATGTACCTTTCTTGGAGGAAAACTGGCATGGCGTAAAGAGATATGTAAAAGATTGAACCCACGGCAAAGGCAATGAAACCtagcttttcttgaatcccttttgggGAATTGTCCAGTTTCCTAAAGAGTGTGGCTAGAATGATCCCAGTTGCAACAACAGCACCAAAACGAACGTAAAACAGCTCAGGCATTCTCATGGAGTTAAGTATGGATCTTTTTGCTATCACAACCATTTCCATCCAGAATGGATTAGCAAATTTTGGGACGTCTAAGGAAGAAATATTGTGGTCGATATTTGTTGCTCCTGAGACTAATTTTCCCCTTGAAACACTTGCATTTATGGCATCTTGCAATGATGGTTTAGGTCCATTGAAAAAGCTGGGGCAAGTTGGATTTCTCTTTGCCATGATCTGTTGAATTCCACCAAGTTCTTGGTTCCATTTGGAGTTTCTTCTAGTTCTTGTATGAAATCTAAAGCCACCTCTGCCCAATTTTCATTTTCTGGAATTGGGGTCCCAAATTCAGCAAAGAACTGGGGAATGCTTGTAGGTGAACCACCAAAAACTATTTGACCACATGAAAGAAAGATCAAGCAGTCCAACAAACAGAGGATTCTGTAACTCGGCTGGTGAATTGACATGATCACAATGCTTCCACTTTGAGCTATTTTTTGCAAGACCTTGACCACCATATAAGCACTAGTAGAATCAAGTCCTGAAGTAGGTTCATCAAGAAATAGGAGAATAGGGTCATGAATGATTCCTATTCCAATTGAAACGCGCCTGCGTTCTCCGCCAGACACTCCCCTGTGGCCTTCATCTCCAATCATAGTATTAGCAGCATTTTGCAAGTCTAGTTGATCGATCAATGCTCGAACTCTTGCTTTCTTTCTAGACCAAGATAAAGTCCTTGGGAGATGGAATTCGGCTGAGAACATGAGGGTCTCTTCCACTGTTAGCATGGGAAATAAGAGGTCATCTTGCATGACATAAGCTGAGATCATTTTGAGAAACTTGGACTCCAAAACTTCACCATTCAAAGTTACACTACCTTTAAGGCTTTCCCTTGCTATACGGTCTGCAAGGGCGTCGATCAACGTGGATTTTCCTGAGCCACTAGCACCAAGGACCGTCATGATTTCGCCTTCCCTTGCTTCCCCGGAAATGTCATTCAACAATACCTTCGTGCGAGTCATGTCCTCATCTGTGCCTTCCCCTGGCAACTTGCCATCCCAGCTAGCTCTCCTCAAGCACCTAGGAAGTACTGTCAGTTTAGGTCGAACTTTAACACTATAGCTGAGGTTATGAAAGGAAAGAACAAAGGGAAATGAAGTAGGATTAGGAAAAAGCGGATCATGGCAATTGCTATTTTCCTTGATGGAGTcaccaaattcttgaagctccatGCTTTTGCTTCTAGGCCTAAAAATGGCAGTGATAGAGAGAGTCAAAACTTGTTGACAATGGGTGTTTTGTTTGGGCTCAAGACATGTGCACTGAGCTCATTTCACCGCATCTTGAATGCCCATAATCCTCCATATATTCCTTCCCTTTTATGTATAATACATTCTACATAAAAACAATAATATCTATAAAATGGGAAGTGTGGAGTGGGAGTAAGCGAGTCCAGTCCGGAAGGGCTTTCAACGTTAAGTTTTCTTCACATTTTTAATTAAGTACTTTATGCGCACTCTTCAATGTAGTACGCCTATTTGCAGCACTATTCGGCCACACTAATGCTTATCTAAAACTAAACTTCAGCGTTTCCAGATCTCACAAACGTTTCTTCTTTTCTACGCTAGGAGATAAACATTCTTGGGTACTACTTCAGAGAAGGTCAACCTGCTCAAATAAGGCATATTTTGGGGACAAAAGATCATTGTACTTCTAACTTAGCCAATAAATTCCTctatctatgatgcaagcaattACAACAATTTGAACTCTTAAAGCTCTTTAGTCTCATCAGTCACTTCTCAATGGCTAATTTGGTAACGAACACATTCTTAAAGCTCTCCTGCACATGCCTTAATTGCTTCAACAAATGGATTTCTTGAATGTATTCAGTCGATGCAACCACATGGCCCAAGTGGACGACCAGATAGCTTTGATTTTCAGTTGAGTGCATTTTAAGCAAAAAGAACCCCAAAAAGGGACTTTAGGCTTTGGGATAAGCAAAGGAGTGCAttttaagcaaaaaaaaaaaaaaaaaaaaatagggacAGTTAAGAGCTTTCATTaatatgtttaattttattattttaaattttgaatttgaaaactGAAAATTTTAAGTGCCTGTTCAGAGATGGTTATGTCTGTTTAAGATAGTTATAACTTAGCAGGCATCtaatacctatatatatatatatatatatatatatatatatatatatatatagaatttcCTAAGTCTTTTTCTTCTTACTAATTTGAAAAACTGACAATGTATTGTTGCACAAATGCAGAGAGGATAAGTTACCTCCCTTTTTCGTCTTCTCCTTTTCAGAATTATCGTATAAATTCTTTTGTTAATTATGTGGACATATTAGATTAGTTAAGAATGTTACTCTACTTAGGACCAAAGAATCATTATTAACATCCTTTCTGCATTTCACTCAAAAATCACAAGAGAATTATAATGCTGCCTTTGTTAGTCCACTCTCAACATATACAAAACGAACATCAAGAGATGCAACAGCACCAGCAAGAAAATCCTACTAACCAACTTACCATATGTAATTAGCTAAGTTGCTTAGCTCAGGCAAAGCAAAAAGAATAATGAAAACAAGGACAGTTAGTGGACTGAAGTACCGGACCTGTCAGAAATTCCGACACCCATCAGCATATCGGAGACCAGCCTCACCTTCAATACTGTAGTTGATGATAGTCACCGAGAATTAGCCGCTTGCAACATAGTAAGTATTCACCCATATAGCCAGTTTTTTCTTCTTCACATCAAAGATGATATCCTTTTGACTTTTGTGGATTGACAAAGGCGGTAAATCCATCTGTAGATTGGCCAAGGCAGTAAACGTGCCCCTTCAACATAAAATGACAACTATTCTCCATCATCTCGATGCTCGTTCAACCGAACCATCTCTTCTGATTGGGCCAAGTAAGCGCGCCCCTTCCTGTTTTGGAGCGCCAGGAAGGTTGCAGTTTGAGAGGCATGTAAACAAATACAGAGAACGATATCGAAATGAAGAAGGAACACCTTGAAGAAGATAACAAAAGTGAACAGAAAAGTTGGTTATACCATTCCACATGTGTATATTCTCCATTTAACAATTCTGTATAGCCATGATGAAACTATAGCTAGATATATCATTTTGATGATATTAGTCATAACCACTAAGGAACGGAAGTAATAATGAAATGAAATTACATAGTGAAGCTCAGTTGTAAAGAATAATATCTTCTATTCAAAAGGCATACAGTCTCATAACTCCCCAGTGGTCACATACTTCCAAGCTCACGGTACTATCTACATTTGCTACATTCTCTTACAGTAAATTACCCCTTCAAGTTATAGTCTACAACTACGTCAAGCATTTACATGTATGTTGGATATGACATAAAAAAAGATGCTATTTTTCTAAATAACATGACTAAGTGGCCCAATCCCTAATTCGTCCTCCATGTCATCGTCCTCTTCAAACAGCTTCAAGAAACGAGCTTGCTCTTGCTGCCTCTTCTTTCGCTTCCAATATTTGTAAACAGTGACTGCTCCAAGAACTAAAACAGTTGACGCTAAAGCACAAATAAGCAGCACTAGAGCCCAGTGCATTCTCTTTCCCCCTTTTTGTGAGTCAGGTGAGTGATTAGAAGCTAGAGAAACAACGCAATAGAACTAACAATTAGTACTGAGCATACAAGTAAACCAACTCCACAAATTTGCGGAAGCAAAAAAATCTTCAGTCTATAAATAGAGCCcagataagaaaaataacaagGAATTTCCTTTAACATCTAAAGCTTAAAACTGCAGAGTATTAGTGACTTATTCTACATCACCACATCACAGCCCGACCTCTATTGCATCAGCTACCAAAATGTACCAAAGAGAACTACAGAAAAGAATACCATAAGGAACTAGAAGACTAACCACCACCACGAGGGACACACTCTGGGCACAAAAATGTGGCATTGAGCTCTTTCTTTAAGAAATGAACATACTTCCCATCAAGATTAGTAAAATCAGAAGCACATAACTCCCACTCATCAAAAGTATCATCAGGCTTTATTGTGTCCTTCTCATAGATTCCGCATCGTTTGCACTTTTTATCTGTAAGCTCTGTCAAAGGCTAAAACATAAAATGCACTCAACATCAAATTTTGAAGGAGATATATCTTATGCCATGCACATCATATTAGCATAAACCTGGATATTCTGTACAACAACAGAAACTCATAAGCTCTCGAGCAGCACACATACTGATAGAAGTTGAAAATAATGCATAACAAATTCCATGACCCAAATTCTTGAGTCGAGGGttttttggaaacagcctctctactcttacggggtagggataaggtctgtgtACGCTCTACCCTCCcgagaccccacttgtgggattttactaggttgttgttgtaaCTTCCACGACCCAAATGCTAATTTCCAAATGTGATTCCTCCCCATCATGCAACACAAATATCTCAGTCCCTGCTATCTTTTGTTTCTGTTAAATCATTATCCATTAAAATATTCCTACATGTAGAACTCAACACCCATTAAACAATTCCTAGCACTACTTTTGAAACCAACCAGTAGGAAACTACAATTTCTACACCCAAAAAGAATAAGACATGACACCCTGCCAAcatccccctccccctcccccctccccctcccccccccccccccggaaaAAAAAATACATTACCCAACTGAAGCAATTGTAGGCAGAAGTTGAAAAGAAGAGTTATGACTAAAGTCCACAGGTGGCAGGGTGCTGCAGGTTTACAACTAAATTTTGTAATTTGCAACAGGTATCGCCTAACTAGGAAGTAAGTTAGCAAAGACCAGCTGTGTAGAAATTCTTTTGAAAATGCAATGAACCAACACTTTGGCAAAATGTAGGTAAATGGTTCACCAACCTTAGGGAGTAACAGTTcccccccacccacccacccaccccaaaAAAGGTAACTCCTACATAAACTGTTATGTTTTAGCAGGAAAATAAAGGCATATGCATTGCCATAATCAAGTTTATTGGCTACATACCAAAATCTCATCTTTTTCCCAACAAACAACTGCACAAGTTTTTATTTTCCAACAAGATACTTAAGTCGTCTCAAGCACGATGCCAACAAACTTTGTTAGAATAGCTTTTTGCAGCTAAGACCAGAGGCGGACCTATGTGTAATGTTGAGGGGTCACCGGACCCGTAAACTTCTGTAGAAATCTTGTATATGTATAAGTGTATACCTTGAAAAAGGTTAATTCAAATCACTTGGCACCCTAAATACTAAAAGCCTTTAGGAGGCACTAGTTGAGCACAATATTATGCCCTCATCGCGTTAAAATTCTGGGTCCACCTTTGACTAAGACAGTAGTCGAAACTAGCAAGCTATGAGCCTTTTGATGACCAAACATTGTGACAAATTGTTATTGCTAGTAAATTTTAAATGTTCAAGTTATCCCTAAACAATGAAAGGAAAGGGAACTGTAAAAGTGAAAGCTGGAAAAGATAGCAAGGATAAAATTCCATTGTAAGTAAATCAAACAATTGAGAGAGATTCAGTCATTATAAACCTGCCAAGACTCTTCGCCCTTGAAAATATACAAGACATGTTTTTTCTTCACATCTGGCAAAATTGTTTTGTTCTCCCCTTTACACTGGAAAAATACTGTTGGTTTCGATCCGAATAATTCATGTTTCTTATATATTTCGATCGAATCAAGTGTAACAACTGCCGCTATGACTAATCCTGCAGAAATTAATAAACATTACAGAGAAAAAATCAATCTTTTTTCTCCCTTTATACCAAAATCAAGAAACAACCTGGATAGAGCTAGTAGAATGCATACAAAAGGATTTACATAGCCGATCCCAATTAATTTAGAATCACAATTGATACAGACCATAAATGACCATTAACATTTATTCTGAATTTAATTAGCTTGAGGTCAACCAATTAATAAAAATTAAGATTACCTGGAAGCCATCTGAGAAAAAGGGAGCTACACAAAATAAATACAATGAGAATTGTAGGATTTAAACAATGATGCATCGTTGCCTATACATATTATTCTTTACTTTTGTGTGCGACATAAGCTTAAGAAGAGAATTACACGAGAGGTGAAGAAGAAGGCTGAGGAGCAGTTCGCGCGTTGTTTAACAGTTGCCTTTTTATTTCGTTTACATTTCTCTTCTGACTTATGACACGAATATTACTCCTACACTTGATgatgataaaaataaaagtagtcataataatacaaaaatataattttgttGCAAACAATATTgccaaagaaaaataaatttgtgCTTCATCAATTTGATATTTATACGGTGATTAATGGGAAGAGTCTTATGTTAAATAAAGATAaaacttttaattaaaaaaatcttaACATTgttataacgacccggccggtcgttttgagaaattaagCTTTGTTCGGCGGCGTAAGGTCTGGAACAGCTTCATAATATGAGTATCGACCTGCGTttatggttgaattcagttaacggatgattcagagtaaaattagaagaaagaatctagtttgaaagtttaaacggtgagaatttgaccggaattagacttttgagtaaacggccacGGAATGGGTTTTGAGTAatctcaacagcttcgtatggtgattttggacttaggcgtgcgtccggattcggatttggaggtccgtagggtaatttgaggtgtttcggcgaaagttggagtAATTGAAGTTTGGAAAGTGGAGAAGTTTGatccatagttgacttttgtgatatcggggtcagaatgcgatTCCGTGAGTTTGAgaagctctgttatgtcattttggacttgtctgcaaaatttggcgtcattccgtgttaatttgataagtttcggcacaagtttttgaagttggaagatttggaagttcatagttcgattcatggtgtaaTTCGtcgtttcggcgttgtttgatatgatttgagacctcgagcgagttcgtattaggttatatgacttgtttgtgtgtttagacggggtcccggggggactcgggtatgtttcggatcattttgggctactttggatgctgatTATGTGATATATAgtgttgttcttcgtgttcgcaaagaagaaTTTGGTTTCTGGAAGTTTGTTCTTTGTGTTCGCGAAGAGACTTTCGCGCTCGCGAAAAAGGAAATCTCGGTTGCATAGGTCTGAtttcggaggctcatatctcacaatctataagaaatttggagatgatctaaaaataaaagttgtagccctttgtgtctaattttcagaaatataaattaattggaatttagatttgtgtacaaaacgttatggtaGTTACACTAAAGGCTATCTGGAATGAGTTTGGAAATCGCTGACGAGGAATTTagtcatcgcgaatgcgagagaaGGGGTCGTGGACGCGAAGAACAACCCCGGGGCAGGTAGAACATAttcccaaatcgagggttagaccattttattcatatcttgacttgtggagctcggttttgagcgattctttgaggGTTTTTCACACAAATCGATtgagtaagtgttcttcacctagaatctaacatattccatgattttatcttcattttcatcatttaatttgtgttttgggttgggaaaaatgttggtttttgaagaaaattcctaaaatgaaaaatcatgatttgagggaccaaatggtattggaatttgataaattttgtatggttgaactcgtgtcggaatgggtattcggtttttataaaatttgtcgggttctgaggtgcaggtacggggggtcgacttttggaccaatTTTTGGATTTGTTAAAGACTGAGACTTTATGGTCCGGAacagtttcttatgtgttttatttgtactttgaagttaatttggttagattcgagccctccggaggtcttttcacccgagaagtgcattttaaAGTATCGTTTTTtatatttgaggtaagtatcctgcctaaccttgtgtgagggacttcccct is a genomic window containing:
- the LOC107778244 gene encoding uncharacterized protein LOC107778244, with product MHHCLNPTILIVFILCSSLFLRWLPGLVIAAVVTLDSIEIYKKHELFGSKPTVFFQCKGENKTILPDVKKKHVLYIFKGEESWQPLTELTDKKCKRCGIYEKDTIKPDDTFDEWELCASDFTNLDGKYVHFLKKELNATFLCPECVPRGGASNHSPDSQKGGKRMHWALVLLICALASTVLVLGAVTVYKYWKRKKRQQEQARFLKLFEEDDDMEDELGIGPLSHVI